One Curtobacterium sp. BH-2-1-1 genomic region harbors:
- a CDS encoding DUF3800 domain-containing protein — protein MHRAYVDESEPGGGRDHTAYVMAAVVVHDRERDDVRAGIRAATPRRMRKLHWYEALHAQRISWLELLRRAVAVVVVRYDGAAARVERRRRHCPERLVWELEQRGVGEIVIESRGRTHDDADRSMFDALRRRGVGRSVRHEHVRPDDEPLVALADLACGAQVAALDHEFDGSVVRVP, from the coding sequence ATGCACCGCGCGTACGTCGACGAGTCCGAGCCCGGCGGCGGTCGCGACCACACCGCGTACGTGATGGCCGCGGTGGTCGTGCACGACCGGGAGCGCGACGACGTCCGCGCCGGGATCCGAGCCGCGACGCCCCGTCGGATGCGCAAGCTGCACTGGTACGAAGCGCTGCACGCGCAGCGGATCTCGTGGCTCGAACTCCTCCGTCGTGCGGTCGCGGTCGTCGTCGTCCGCTACGACGGGGCGGCCGCGCGCGTCGAACGCCGACGGCGCCACTGTCCCGAACGCCTGGTGTGGGAACTCGAACAACGCGGCGTCGGGGAGATCGTCATCGAGTCCCGCGGACGGACCCACGACGACGCCGACCGATCGATGTTCGATGCGCTCCGACGTCGAGGGGTCGGGCGCTCGGTCCGCCACGAGCACGTGCGCCCGGACGACGAGCCGCTGGTCGCGCTGGCCGACCTGGCGTGCGGCGCACAAGTCGCCGCACTCGACCACGAGTTCGACGGATCGGTCGTCCGTGTGCCGTGA
- a CDS encoding VOC family protein, translated as MDTMVFINLPVADLERSKEFYEALGYSINPAFSDDTAACVVVSDTIYVMVLTHAKFAEFTTKTIADADTIEVINSLSADSKDEVHRIVDAAVAAGGSEDRPEMDLGFMYQRSFVDPDGHRWEYVWMDPQAAQDGPPAE; from the coding sequence ATGGACACGATGGTCTTCATCAACCTGCCCGTCGCCGACCTCGAGCGCTCGAAGGAGTTCTACGAGGCCCTCGGCTACTCGATCAACCCGGCGTTCAGCGACGACACCGCGGCGTGCGTCGTGGTGAGCGACACGATCTACGTCATGGTGCTCACCCACGCCAAGTTCGCGGAGTTCACCACGAAGACCATCGCCGACGCCGACACGATCGAGGTCATCAACTCGCTCAGCGCCGACTCCAAGGACGAGGTGCACCGGATCGTCGACGCAGCGGTCGCCGCCGGTGGCTCCGAGGACCGCCCCGAGATGGACCTCGGGTTCATGTACCAGCGGAGCTTCGTCGACCCCGACGGGCACCGCTGGGAGTACGTGTGGATGGACCCGCAGGCAGCGCAGGACGGTCCGCCCGCCGAGTGA
- a CDS encoding DNA-3-methyladenine glycosylase I has product MSSEPVAAAPSDLVVGDDGLARPVWASSDELLRDYYDTEWGMPVRDERGVFERLSLEAFQSGLSWRTILAKRPAFRAAFADFDADTVAAFGEDDVARLMADAGIVRNRAKILATITNANATIALREDGGLADFVWSFRPATTPEPVTYADVPTKSDESVALSKALRRRGFAFVGPTTMYALMEALGIVDTHLVGSHRRGTSGVWS; this is encoded by the coding sequence ATGAGCTCCGAGCCCGTCGCCGCTGCCCCGTCCGACCTCGTCGTGGGAGACGACGGCCTCGCCCGGCCCGTGTGGGCATCGAGTGACGAGCTGTTGCGCGACTACTACGACACCGAGTGGGGCATGCCCGTGCGCGACGAGCGCGGAGTGTTCGAACGCCTGTCGCTCGAGGCGTTCCAGTCCGGGCTGTCGTGGCGGACGATCCTCGCGAAGCGTCCGGCGTTCCGGGCAGCGTTCGCGGACTTCGACGCCGACACGGTCGCGGCGTTCGGCGAGGACGACGTCGCACGGCTCATGGCCGACGCCGGCATCGTGCGGAACCGGGCGAAGATCCTCGCGACGATCACCAACGCGAACGCCACGATCGCCCTGCGCGAGGACGGCGGCCTGGCCGACTTCGTGTGGTCGTTCCGGCCGGCGACGACGCCCGAGCCGGTCACGTACGCCGACGTCCCGACGAAGTCGGACGAGTCCGTCGCACTGTCGAAGGCGCTCCGGAGGCGGGGTTTCGCCTTCGTCGGGCCCACCACGATGTACGCGCTGATGGAGGCGCTCGGCATCGTCGACACGCACCTCGTCGGCAGCCACCGCCGGGGGACCTCCGGCGTCTGGAGCTGA
- a CDS encoding DJ-1/PfpI family protein: MSSENPRVRPVHPVEAEVVEVPLDAEVPTPEPSDDPGAGTPEHDPAEIRIAFLLFPGLTQLDLTGPAQVLCRVPGARVEYVAATLDPVPSDCGLSLVPTTTIGDASPADVLVVPGGDGAFDAMLDTAVVAFVRREAERATWVTSVCTGAFVIGAAGLLAGKRATTHWASKPMLAAFGAQPVDDRVVDDGAVVTAAGVSAGIDMALWLAAELAGQPAAEAIQLQIEYDPQPPFDAGSAVRADTRIVTEARAATEAARGDRVARAAAAVMR, from the coding sequence ATGAGCTCCGAGAACCCGCGCGTCCGCCCCGTCCACCCGGTCGAGGCCGAGGTGGTGGAGGTGCCCCTCGACGCCGAGGTGCCGACGCCCGAGCCGTCCGACGACCCCGGTGCCGGCACCCCCGAGCACGACCCGGCCGAGATCCGGATCGCGTTCCTGTTGTTCCCCGGCCTGACGCAGCTCGACCTGACCGGGCCGGCGCAGGTGCTGTGCCGCGTCCCGGGAGCCCGCGTCGAGTACGTCGCGGCGACGCTCGACCCGGTACCGAGCGACTGCGGGCTGTCGCTCGTACCGACCACGACCATCGGTGATGCCAGCCCGGCCGACGTGCTCGTCGTCCCCGGCGGCGACGGCGCCTTCGACGCGATGCTCGACACCGCGGTGGTCGCGTTCGTCCGGCGCGAGGCCGAGCGCGCCACGTGGGTGACCTCGGTGTGCACCGGCGCGTTCGTCATCGGCGCGGCGGGGTTGCTCGCCGGCAAGCGCGCGACGACGCACTGGGCGTCGAAGCCGATGCTCGCGGCGTTCGGCGCGCAGCCGGTCGACGACCGAGTCGTGGACGACGGAGCCGTCGTCACCGCGGCCGGGGTGAGCGCCGGCATCGACATGGCGCTCTGGCTCGCGGCCGAGCTGGCCGGGCAGCCTGCAGCCGAGGCGATCCAGCTCCAGATCGAGTACGACCCGCAGCCCCCGTTCGACGCGGGTTCGGCCGTCCGGGCGGACACCCGGATCGTGACCGAGGCGCGTGCCGCAACGGAAGCGGCACGTGGTGACCGGGTGGCGCGGGCGGCCGCGGCCGTGATGCGCTGA
- a CDS encoding GNAT family N-acetyltransferase: protein MTDTHLVAMPAERLPGWLDRTMAEYVESRIRAGETRERAEANKQQSLDKWFPDGTPLPEHFVWDVLDGADAVVGYLWIGPFAPGSTDWWVFDVEIDEPHRRRGHARRALEQAHEVARANGARTIGLNVFGYNTGAQELYERLGYGVTATQMQLPLD, encoded by the coding sequence GTGACGGACACGCACCTCGTCGCGATGCCGGCCGAGCGACTGCCCGGGTGGCTCGACCGAACGATGGCGGAGTACGTCGAGTCACGCATCCGGGCGGGCGAGACGCGGGAGCGTGCCGAGGCGAACAAGCAGCAGTCCCTCGACAAGTGGTTCCCCGACGGCACGCCGCTGCCCGAGCACTTCGTCTGGGACGTCCTCGACGGTGCCGATGCCGTGGTCGGGTACCTCTGGATCGGCCCGTTCGCACCGGGCAGCACCGACTGGTGGGTGTTCGACGTCGAGATCGACGAGCCGCACCGACGCAGGGGGCACGCCCGCCGAGCGCTCGAGCAGGCGCACGAGGTCGCCCGCGCGAACGGCGCCCGGACCATCGGCCTGAACGTGTTCGGGTACAACACGGGTGCGCAGGAGCTCTACGAGCGACTCGGCTACGGCGTCACCGCGACGCAGATGCAGCTCCCGCTCGACTGA
- a CDS encoding LysR family transcriptional regulator substrate-binding protein yields the protein MTAALTIAFVPGVSPAKWARVWRERFPTTELRLRPIGADEVDDALAGEADMVFARVPVSDAHNAIPLWTETAVVAMPKDSPLADLAEVDLAATDVHVVDPGPVPEDVDATLDLVEANVGVAVLPQSLFRAASRKELVSRTLAGSPGTRIVLVWRSEDATETTEEFIGVVRGRTANSSRGDQDQPGGAAPDPKDGSRPAKGGGKAAPSNAKTVAKRGATKGTGGKSGGGKNSTGRGRVQRGMKGKPKRGSKGNR from the coding sequence ATGACCGCGGCACTCACCATCGCCTTCGTGCCGGGGGTGTCCCCCGCGAAGTGGGCCCGCGTCTGGCGCGAGCGCTTCCCCACGACCGAGCTCCGACTCCGCCCGATCGGAGCGGACGAGGTCGACGACGCACTCGCCGGCGAGGCCGACATGGTGTTCGCCCGGGTCCCCGTCTCCGACGCGCACAACGCCATCCCGCTCTGGACCGAGACCGCGGTCGTCGCGATGCCGAAGGACTCCCCGCTCGCGGACCTCGCCGAGGTCGACCTCGCCGCGACCGACGTGCACGTCGTCGACCCCGGCCCGGTCCCGGAGGACGTCGACGCCACGCTCGACCTGGTCGAGGCGAACGTCGGCGTGGCCGTCCTCCCCCAGTCCCTCTTCCGTGCCGCGAGCCGCAAGGAGCTCGTCAGCCGCACGCTCGCGGGCTCGCCCGGCACCCGGATCGTGCTCGTCTGGCGTTCCGAGGACGCCACCGAGACCACCGAGGAGTTCATCGGCGTGGTCCGCGGGCGCACCGCGAACAGTTCGCGGGGCGACCAGGACCAGCCAGGAGGCGCGGCTCCCGACCCGAAGGACGGGTCGCGTCCGGCGAAGGGCGGCGGCAAGGCCGCACCGTCGAACGCGAAGACGGTCGCCAAGCGCGGCGCCACCAAGGGCACCGGTGGCAAGAGCGGCGGCGGGAAGAACTCGACCGGTCGCGGGCGCGTGCAGCGCGGCATGAAGGGCAAGCCGAAGCGCGGGTCGAAGGGCAACCGGTGA
- a CDS encoding DUF5997 family protein has translation MAQEQTMKPETAAKKLGILLAAAPETFRDAPISRTAFDELRTEPPTWLEDLRRDGPHPRPVVAQKLGVSISGLTRAGIDEPLTTAEIKTLLEQKPEWLVRERATQAAVHAENARVKQERAAKAAGRTED, from the coding sequence ATGGCGCAGGAACAGACCATGAAGCCCGAGACGGCCGCGAAGAAGCTCGGCATCCTGCTGGCGGCCGCCCCGGAGACCTTCCGGGACGCGCCGATCAGCCGGACCGCGTTCGACGAACTCCGTACGGAACCCCCGACCTGGCTCGAGGACCTCCGTCGCGACGGACCGCACCCGCGACCCGTCGTGGCGCAGAAGCTCGGCGTGTCGATCTCGGGGCTGACCCGTGCGGGCATCGACGAACCGCTCACCACGGCGGAGATCAAGACGCTGCTCGAGCAGAAGCCCGAGTGGCTCGTCCGCGAGCGCGCGACGCAGGCCGCGGTGCACGCCGAGAACGCCCGCGTGAAGCAGGAGCGTGCCGCGAAGGCCGCTGGCCGCACCGAGGACTGA
- a CDS encoding phage holin family protein produces MSTDHDDTTTGKPSFRDTVTAGLVQKALEPVLRAVRDEVASARREIGDRVSGAKTGLVLTGVAVAFALTTLVLLAGFVVVLLALVLPLWAATGITLVVFGVVTAVLAVVGIAGIRRGVPPVPSDTIHEVQERVANR; encoded by the coding sequence ATGAGCACCGACCACGACGACACCACGACCGGCAAGCCGTCCTTCCGTGACACCGTCACCGCCGGGCTCGTGCAGAAGGCGCTCGAGCCGGTGCTCCGCGCCGTCCGTGACGAGGTCGCATCGGCACGACGCGAGATCGGCGACCGCGTCAGCGGCGCGAAGACGGGCCTCGTGCTCACCGGTGTCGCGGTGGCGTTCGCGCTGACGACCCTCGTCCTGCTCGCCGGGTTCGTGGTGGTGCTGCTCGCGCTCGTCCTCCCGCTCTGGGCCGCGACCGGCATCACGCTCGTCGTGTTCGGCGTCGTCACCGCGGTCCTCGCGGTCGTCGGCATCGCCGGCATCCGTCGGGGTGTGCCGCCGGTGCCGTCCGACACGATCCACGAGGTGCAGGAGCGCGTGGCGAACCGCTGA
- a CDS encoding MFS transporter translates to MTETMETPRTGSHPTTGARRPNSTAIIVYLSLGGLSFAVLQSLVAPALSTIGQDLGASTSATSWVLTAYLLSASVLTPILGRLGDMVGKRKVLIVVLSILLVGAILAALAPNLGTLIVGRALQGAAGAVMPLSIGIVRDELPKEKVSVTIGLLSAIFGIGAGVGIVAAGPIVEHLSWHWLFWLPAVLVVIALLGAVFGMPESPVRKPGRLDMLGTGVLAVSLVAILLAISEGETWGWGDGKTVGLLILGAVALVAFVLVELRVAEPLIDVRLFAVRGVWTAHVVALVFGFAMFGTFVLVPTLLQLPTALGYGFGKDVTEAGLFLLPTVVMMIIAGPIAGILVRKVGPKPPMLLGGVAIVAAFLIPAISHAAIAEVVVSGVLTGIGIGLALAACSNAIIESVPANQTGEAISANTVVRTIGSSVGTAVIAALITSHTTAQGLPTDDAFTIGFWACTGVAVLAVLAAVAAPSIRARRAAAAARGIDDLDEIAS, encoded by the coding sequence ATGACCGAGACCATGGAGACCCCGCGGACCGGGTCCCACCCCACCACCGGCGCGCGCCGACCGAACAGCACGGCGATCATCGTCTACCTGTCGCTCGGCGGCCTGTCCTTCGCCGTCCTGCAGTCGCTCGTCGCACCGGCGCTGTCGACCATCGGACAGGACCTCGGCGCCTCCACGAGCGCGACGAGCTGGGTGCTCACGGCGTACCTGCTCTCGGCGTCGGTGCTCACGCCGATCCTCGGCCGGCTCGGGGACATGGTCGGCAAGCGCAAGGTGCTCATCGTCGTCCTGTCGATCCTCCTCGTCGGCGCCATCCTCGCCGCTCTCGCACCGAACCTCGGCACGCTGATCGTCGGTCGCGCGCTCCAGGGCGCCGCCGGCGCCGTGATGCCGCTGTCGATCGGCATCGTCCGCGACGAGCTCCCGAAGGAGAAGGTCAGCGTCACGATCGGCCTGCTGTCGGCGATCTTCGGCATCGGCGCGGGCGTCGGGATCGTCGCCGCGGGCCCGATCGTCGAACACCTCTCGTGGCACTGGCTGTTCTGGCTCCCCGCCGTGCTCGTCGTCATCGCTCTGCTCGGCGCGGTCTTCGGCATGCCCGAGTCCCCGGTCCGGAAGCCCGGTCGCCTGGACATGCTCGGCACCGGTGTGCTCGCGGTCTCCCTGGTCGCGATCCTGCTGGCGATCAGCGAGGGCGAGACCTGGGGTTGGGGCGACGGCAAGACCGTCGGTCTGCTGATCCTCGGCGCGGTCGCACTCGTCGCCTTCGTGCTCGTCGAGCTCCGCGTCGCCGAACCGCTCATCGACGTCCGGCTGTTCGCGGTCCGCGGCGTCTGGACGGCCCACGTGGTCGCGCTCGTCTTCGGTTTCGCGATGTTCGGCACGTTCGTCCTCGTCCCGACGCTCCTCCAGCTCCCGACCGCCCTCGGGTACGGGTTCGGCAAGGACGTGACCGAAGCCGGGCTCTTCCTGCTCCCGACCGTCGTCATGATGATCATCGCCGGGCCGATCGCCGGCATCCTCGTCCGCAAGGTCGGCCCGAAGCCGCCGATGCTGCTCGGTGGGGTCGCCATCGTCGCCGCGTTCCTCATCCCCGCGATCTCGCACGCCGCGATCGCCGAGGTCGTCGTGTCCGGCGTCCTGACGGGCATCGGCATCGGCCTCGCCCTCGCCGCGTGCTCGAACGCGATCATCGAGAGCGTCCCCGCGAACCAGACCGGCGAGGCCATCAGCGCCAACACCGTCGTCCGCACGATCGGCTCCAGCGTCGGCACCGCGGTCATCGCGGCGCTGATCACGTCCCACACCACCGCGCAGGGGCTGCCGACCGACGACGCGTTCACGATCGGGTTCTGGGCGTGCACGGGCGTGGCCGTCCTCGCGGTCCTGGCCGCCGTCGCGGCACCGTCGATCCGGGCACGGCGGGCCGCAGCCGCCGCACGCGGGATCGACGACCTGGACGAGATCGCGTCCTAG
- a CDS encoding TetR/AcrR family transcriptional regulator gives MSKDAEATRRLLVQAARRRFAFDGYRATTVRDIAADAGVNVALINRYFVSKEGLFRECLDRVARDLSAEERPVPDLERSLAGMIEHAVRSPTDDDSLQLMLLLRSSGDDGADAIRRETLRRYAERLAGAVRDEVTDDLLLRAEIALAVVLGMTMLRTSTKVEPLASADHQAVSDALTGVLRQLLAGPR, from the coding sequence ATGAGCAAGGACGCCGAGGCAACCCGCCGACTGCTCGTGCAGGCCGCGCGACGTCGGTTCGCCTTCGACGGCTACCGGGCCACCACCGTGCGCGACATCGCCGCGGACGCCGGCGTGAACGTCGCCCTGATCAACCGGTACTTCGTGTCGAAGGAGGGGCTCTTCCGGGAGTGTCTCGACCGCGTCGCCCGCGACCTCAGCGCCGAGGAGCGGCCTGTGCCGGACCTCGAGCGGTCCCTCGCCGGCATGATCGAGCACGCCGTCCGGTCCCCGACCGACGACGACTCGCTCCAGCTCATGCTGCTGCTGCGCTCCTCGGGGGACGACGGCGCGGACGCCATCCGCCGCGAGACACTGCGCCGCTACGCCGAACGACTCGCCGGGGCGGTCCGCGACGAGGTCACCGACGACCTGCTCCTCCGCGCCGAGATCGCCCTGGCGGTGGTGCTCGGCATGACCATGCTCCGGACGTCCACGAAGGTCGAGCCGCTCGCGTCGGCCGACCACCAGGCGGTCTCGGACGCGCTCACCGGGGTCCTGCGGCAGCTCCTCGCCGGGCCGCGGTAG
- a CDS encoding Lrp/AsnC family transcriptional regulator yields the protein MSDRHVRRPDPAPRLDEVDERILWTLAADARIPNNRLAAAVGIAPSTCLTRVRALEDAGVIRGYRADVDVARLGFAIEAMVSVRVHAAARHELRDFAKRLLRVPVVQDVSFLAGDKDFLVHIACTSTEQLRDFVADELSGDPSVATTQTNIVFERLVADRAQQGRSFDELRRWRA from the coding sequence GTGTCCGATCGCCACGTCCGTCGCCCCGATCCCGCGCCGCGCCTCGACGAGGTCGACGAGCGGATCCTCTGGACCCTCGCCGCCGATGCCCGGATCCCGAACAACCGCCTCGCCGCTGCGGTCGGCATCGCCCCGTCGACGTGCCTGACGCGCGTCCGCGCACTCGAGGACGCCGGGGTCATCCGTGGCTACCGGGCCGACGTGGACGTCGCACGGCTCGGCTTCGCGATCGAGGCGATGGTCTCGGTCCGGGTGCACGCCGCAGCGCGCCACGAGCTCCGCGACTTCGCGAAGCGGCTGCTCCGGGTGCCCGTCGTGCAGGACGTGTCGTTCCTGGCCGGCGACAAGGACTTCCTCGTGCACATCGCGTGCACGTCCACCGAGCAGCTCCGCGACTTCGTGGCCGACGAGCTCAGCGGCGACCCCTCGGTGGCGACGACGCAGACGAACATCGTGTTCGAACGGCTCGTCGCCGACCGTGCACAGCAGGGGCGGTCGTTCGACGAGCTCCGGCGCTGGCGGGCCTGA
- a CDS encoding GNAT family N-acetyltransferase produces MVSIFNAPTRNLDVVTLHEILRLRQDVFVVEQAAAYPDIDGRDLEPGTLQFWAGQGSVDATLRLLREDDGTERIGRVATAKAARGQGLSSLLMEAAIAEARSPRIAIDAQAHLEQWYARFGFVRSGEDFNEDGIPHLPMTRTR; encoded by the coding sequence TTGGTCTCGATCTTCAACGCCCCGACGCGCAACCTGGACGTCGTCACCCTGCACGAGATCCTGCGACTCCGGCAGGACGTGTTCGTGGTCGAGCAGGCAGCCGCCTACCCGGACATCGACGGGCGCGACCTCGAGCCCGGCACGCTGCAGTTCTGGGCGGGGCAGGGCTCGGTCGACGCCACGCTCCGGCTCCTCCGCGAGGACGACGGCACCGAGCGCATCGGCCGCGTCGCCACCGCGAAGGCCGCCAGGGGGCAGGGGCTGTCGTCGCTGCTGATGGAGGCCGCGATCGCCGAGGCACGCTCCCCGCGCATCGCGATCGACGCCCAAGCGCACCTCGAGCAGTGGTACGCCCGGTTTGGGTTCGTGCGCTCGGGCGAGGACTTCAACGAGGACGGGATCCCCCACCTCCCGATGACCCGCACGCGCTGA
- a CDS encoding esterase family protein, translating to MLHDLLRIPITGSTVLVPVDVLAAVLVVWALLARPRSLGRVLVRIAALGVGAVAGLALVWWFGDVQDAFGVAFTSVTRMWVALACAGILLLVVLLVQGGWTGRVVAGAAAASLLLAAGLGINVDFGFYKNVEQAIATNPYKTRTLAERNPAVERLVDLHDWHAPADMPKEGETFSVTIPGTISHFHARKAVVWLPPAAQVRNAPALPVLVALSGQPGEPADLFQTGDIGHYLDRYAAAHDGLAPIVVAPDQLGAPNRNPMCVDSRRLGRSETYVMTDTVDWIRKHLAVATAPTGWGVLGFSEGATCAMQFSSAHPDVFGSALAISSEIAPKNGSLQHTIAVGFGGSRSTYDAATPVAEMRAHGRYADHLVVFGVGGDDAPYKASTATLRAAAEREGIATQLVVSPGSAHDWNTVRYVLAHGLPPVLDHLGLPASGPL from the coding sequence GTGCTCCACGACCTCCTGCGCATCCCCATCACGGGCTCGACCGTCCTCGTACCGGTCGACGTGCTCGCCGCCGTCCTCGTCGTGTGGGCGCTCCTCGCCCGGCCGCGATCGCTCGGCCGCGTGCTCGTCCGGATCGCCGCCCTCGGCGTCGGTGCGGTCGCCGGCCTGGCGCTCGTCTGGTGGTTCGGCGACGTCCAGGACGCGTTCGGTGTCGCGTTCACCTCGGTGACCCGGATGTGGGTCGCCCTGGCGTGCGCCGGGATCCTGCTGCTGGTCGTGCTGCTCGTGCAGGGCGGCTGGACGGGCCGGGTGGTCGCCGGGGCCGCTGCCGCGAGCCTGCTGCTCGCAGCGGGACTCGGCATCAACGTCGACTTCGGCTTCTACAAGAACGTCGAGCAGGCCATCGCCACGAACCCCTACAAGACGCGGACCCTGGCGGAACGGAACCCTGCGGTCGAGCGGCTCGTCGACCTGCACGACTGGCACGCCCCGGCGGACATGCCGAAGGAGGGCGAGACGTTCAGCGTGACGATCCCCGGCACGATCTCGCACTTCCACGCCCGGAAGGCCGTGGTGTGGCTCCCGCCGGCCGCGCAGGTCCGGAACGCCCCGGCGCTGCCCGTGCTCGTCGCACTCTCCGGGCAACCCGGCGAACCGGCCGACCTCTTCCAGACCGGCGACATCGGCCACTACCTTGACCGGTATGCAGCAGCGCACGACGGCCTCGCCCCGATCGTCGTCGCCCCGGACCAGCTCGGCGCCCCGAACCGCAACCCGATGTGCGTGGACTCCCGGCGGCTCGGGCGCAGCGAGACCTACGTCATGACGGACACCGTCGACTGGATCCGGAAGCACCTCGCGGTCGCCACGGCACCGACGGGCTGGGGCGTGCTCGGCTTCTCCGAGGGGGCCACCTGCGCGATGCAGTTCTCGTCCGCCCACCCCGACGTCTTCGGGTCCGCGCTGGCGATCTCGAGCGAGATCGCCCCGAAGAACGGCAGCCTGCAGCACACCATCGCCGTCGGCTTCGGCGGTTCCCGCTCGACCTACGACGCCGCGACGCCGGTCGCCGAGATGCGCGCCCACGGCCGGTACGCCGACCACCTCGTCGTGTTCGGGGTGGGCGGGGACGACGCTCCGTACAAGGCGTCCACCGCCACGCTCCGTGCGGCGGCCGAGCGGGAGGGCATCGCCACGCAGCTGGTCGTCTCACCGGGGTCGGCGCACGACTGGAACACCGTCCGCTACGTGCTCGCACACGGCCTCCCACCGGTGCTCGACCACCTCGGGCTCCCCGCGAGCGGACCGCTGTGA